A window of the Janthinobacterium agaricidamnosum NBRC 102515 = DSM 9628 genome harbors these coding sequences:
- a CDS encoding dihydrolipoyl dehydrogenase, with translation MKTLKVDVAVIGGGTAGMTAYRAARMHKQRTVMIEGGPYGTTCARVGCMPSKLLISAAEAAHALAAAPAFGVHAGQVRIDGRAVMARVRSERDRFVGFVLEGVDNIPDEDKIRGYARFTGPGRLQVGQHTVIEAERIVIATGSTAIVPEEWKTGGDRVISSDDVFDWTDLPASVAVVGSGVIGLELGQALHRLGVRVAIFARGSSVAQLSDPLVLQDAAKVLGAQVDLRFQTQVAAIAREGDGVRLTSRDAAGVERSEHFEYVLSAIGRSPNVRQLGLELAQIELDRHGIPLYDQRTMQCGKSAIFIAGDADNERPVLPEAADQGRIAGDNAARYPDVQPGLRRTPLAIAFSEPQIATLGASYKALCISHAGRFAIGAVSFENQGRSRVMLQNHGMLRVYGEFGTGRFLGAEMIGPRAEHLGHLLSWACQAKLTVAAMLDMPFYHPVIEEGVRTALRDLAATLAKDPADVACADCTPGP, from the coding sequence ATGAAAACACTGAAAGTCGATGTAGCCGTGATCGGCGGCGGCACCGCCGGCATGACGGCATACCGGGCGGCGCGGATGCACAAGCAGCGCACCGTGATGATCGAAGGCGGCCCGTACGGCACCACGTGCGCGCGGGTCGGCTGCATGCCCAGCAAATTGCTGATTTCCGCCGCCGAAGCGGCCCATGCGCTGGCCGCGGCGCCGGCTTTCGGCGTGCATGCCGGCCAGGTCCGCATCGATGGCCGCGCCGTGATGGCGCGCGTGCGCAGCGAGCGCGACCGTTTTGTCGGTTTCGTGCTGGAAGGCGTCGACAACATTCCCGACGAAGACAAGATCCGCGGCTACGCCCGCTTCACCGGACCGGGCCGGCTGCAAGTCGGCCAGCATACGGTGATCGAGGCGGAGCGCATCGTGATTGCGACCGGATCGACGGCAATCGTGCCGGAAGAGTGGAAAACCGGCGGCGATCGGGTGATTAGCAGCGACGATGTCTTCGACTGGACCGATTTGCCGGCCTCGGTGGCGGTGGTCGGCAGCGGCGTCATCGGCCTGGAACTCGGGCAGGCGCTGCACCGGCTGGGTGTGCGCGTGGCGATCTTTGCGCGTGGTTCCAGCGTCGCGCAACTGAGCGATCCGCTGGTGTTGCAGGATGCCGCCAAGGTATTGGGCGCGCAAGTCGATCTCCGCTTCCAGACCCAGGTCGCGGCCATCGCCAGGGAGGGCGACGGTGTCAGGCTGACCAGCCGCGACGCCGCCGGCGTCGAGCGCAGCGAGCATTTCGAGTATGTGCTGTCGGCCATCGGCCGCAGCCCGAACGTGCGCCAGCTGGGCCTGGAACTGGCGCAGATCGAACTGGACCGGCATGGGATTCCGCTGTACGACCAGCGCACCATGCAGTGCGGCAAGAGTGCGATTTTCATCGCCGGCGACGCCGACAATGAACGCCCGGTCTTGCCGGAGGCGGCCGACCAGGGCCGCATCGCCGGCGACAACGCGGCCCGTTATCCGGACGTGCAGCCGGGCTTGCGCCGCACGCCGTTGGCGATTGCCTTCAGCGAGCCGCAAATCGCCACGCTGGGCGCCAGCTACAAGGCATTGTGCATCAGCCACGCGGGCCGTTTTGCGATCGGCGCGGTGTCGTTTGAAAACCAGGGCCGCAGCCGGGTGATGCTGCAAAACCATGGCATGCTGCGGGTGTATGGCGAGTTCGGCACCGGCCGCTTCCTCGGCGCCGAAATGATCGGCCCGCGCGCCGAACACCTGGGGCATTTGCTATCGTGGGCCTGTCAGGCTAAATTGACGGTGGCGGCGATGCTGGACATGCCGTTTTACCATCCGGTCATCGAGGAAGGCGTGCGCACCGCGCTGCGCGACCTGGCCGCCACATTGGCGAAAGACCCGGCCGACGTGGCCTGCGCCGATTGCACGCCGGGGCCTTGA
- a CDS encoding HD-GYP domain-containing protein, which translates to MKIRRIYADELQVGQALAWDVHGENGALLVRQGHVVANQNQIELLLERGFIADVSDDVAATIYQQAPSALRLLNLAHGILSAALPALQEGQPDALQQLEQAATLVQDAVKLDSDVALACILHNQAAAPYPVRHGVDTAVVAIVVARALKHSETEINSMVLAALTMNIGMLEQHERLEQEKETLPDADWAYLRAHPQAGADLLRRAGVHDAAWLSAVLQHHENEDGSGYPLGLRSLEISTAAKIIMLADRYCARVSSRDYRQQLLPNAALRDILLEANSTLNAQLASVLIRELGIYPIGTFVKLVNGEIGVVTRKGLNSTTPHVQSLVGPRGARLDVPLRRDTRNDLHGIREVLSAEQAALVFRPDHLWGSSARI; encoded by the coding sequence TTGAAGATTCGACGCATATACGCGGACGAACTCCAGGTCGGCCAGGCGCTGGCCTGGGACGTCCACGGGGAAAATGGCGCCCTGCTGGTGCGGCAGGGGCACGTGGTTGCCAATCAAAACCAGATTGAACTGCTGCTGGAACGGGGCTTTATCGCCGACGTCAGCGATGATGTCGCCGCCACCATTTACCAGCAGGCGCCGTCGGCGCTGCGCTTGCTGAACCTGGCCCATGGCATCTTGTCGGCCGCGCTGCCGGCGCTGCAGGAGGGACAGCCGGATGCGCTGCAACAACTGGAGCAGGCGGCGACACTGGTGCAGGACGCCGTCAAGCTCGATAGCGACGTGGCGCTGGCGTGCATCTTGCACAACCAGGCTGCCGCGCCTTATCCGGTGCGCCATGGCGTCGATACGGCGGTGGTGGCGATCGTCGTGGCGCGCGCGCTGAAACACAGCGAGACTGAAATCAACAGCATGGTACTGGCCGCGCTGACGATGAATATCGGCATGCTGGAGCAGCATGAGCGGCTGGAACAGGAAAAAGAAACGTTGCCGGACGCCGACTGGGCCTACCTCCGCGCCCATCCGCAAGCGGGCGCCGACTTGCTGCGCCGGGCCGGCGTGCACGATGCAGCATGGCTGTCGGCCGTGCTGCAACACCATGAAAATGAGGATGGCAGCGGTTATCCGCTGGGCCTGCGTTCGCTGGAAATCAGCACCGCCGCCAAGATCATCATGCTGGCCGACCGTTATTGCGCACGCGTATCGTCACGCGATTACCGCCAGCAGCTGTTGCCGAACGCGGCGTTGCGCGACATCTTGCTGGAAGCAAATTCAACGCTGAATGCGCAACTGGCGTCGGTGCTGATACGCGAGCTGGGCATCTATCCGATCGGTACTTTCGTCAAGCTGGTCAATGGCGAAATCGGCGTGGTCACGCGCAAGGGGCTCAATTCGACGACGCCGCATGTGCAATCGCTGGTCGGCCCGCGCGGCGCGCGGCTGGACGTGCCGCTGCGGCGCGACACGCGCAACGATTTGCACGGCATCCGCGAAGTGCTGAGCGCCGAACAGGCGGCGCTGGTGTTCCGGCCGGATCACCTGTGGGGCAGCAGCGCCCGAATTTAA
- a CDS encoding SRPBCC family protein — protein MKFEHLIEINDPLNPLIDPLSHEQLWRGLVLRAESPKLFVPHLDACQILARDDSGFQRSLRYGELVITDTVLLVPQIQVRYEVAAQQDISASSLVMTIETPTPGSLWVRFQYNDSHDAATDAANAMYDEFRRSAYQESDIDTIRVLRDLAEQGRLDGGLLN, from the coding sequence ATGAAATTTGAACACTTAATCGAAATCAACGATCCGCTGAACCCGCTGATCGATCCCCTGAGCCACGAACAATTGTGGCGCGGCCTGGTGCTGCGCGCCGAATCGCCGAAACTGTTCGTGCCGCACCTGGACGCATGCCAGATCCTGGCGCGCGACGACAGCGGCTTCCAGCGCAGCCTGCGCTATGGCGAACTGGTGATTACCGACACGGTGCTGCTGGTGCCGCAAATCCAGGTGCGTTACGAAGTGGCGGCGCAGCAGGATATCAGCGCGTCCAGCCTGGTGATGACCATCGAAACGCCGACGCCGGGTAGCCTGTGGGTGCGCTTCCAGTACAACGACAGCCACGACGCGGCGACCGATGCGGCCAACGCCATGTATGACGAATTCCGCCGTTCGGCTTACCAGGAATCGGATATCGACACGATACGCGTGTTGCGCGACCTGGCCGAGCAAGGCCGGCTCGATGGCGGCTTGCTCAATTAA
- a CDS encoding UvrD-helicase domain-containing protein produces the protein MSNAPQFGLNVPQSEAVTYLDGPCLVLAGAGSGKTRVITQKIAHLIEDRGYDPRTIAALTFTNKAALEMQERIAKLLKQPRQAKQLTVSTFHSLGVKILRQEANGVGLKDRFSIMDSDDCFSLVQDLAITTDKQLIRQIQTAMSLWKNGLIDPDTALAQAKDEDEANAARIYRSYVATLSAYQAVDFDDLIRLPVELFRNNEAVRDKWQRRLRYLLVDEYQDTNTCQYELVKLMVTGINKKPMFTAVGDDDQAIYAWRGATVENLKTLETDFPDLRVIKLEQNYRSTMRILNAANAVIGNNPKLFEKSLWSEHGLGEPIKVLGMQTDEQEAEQVAIMISADHFERKNKFSDYAILYRGNHQARIIEQCLRKERIPYTISGGQSFFDKAEIKDIISYLRLLANEDDDPAFIRAVTTPRRGVGQSTLEVLGAFSGQWQCSLFQAVFKGGIEAKLTDRQLAPLRDFCNFINDLESRASRPGAAGSGDAAAEVLDDMMKEIHYESYLYDAFEERQAQSKWQNVLEFVNWLKERGRGGKERDGEEKNVLELTQMVALMSMLEGKDEEQDAVRMSTLHASKGLEFPHVFLVGVEEGILPHKGDADAPAETLGARIQEERRLMYVGITRAQRTLHITWCKKRKRAGEQVHCDVSRFIKEMELDVGDAVPAESEILSPKERLARMKALLAAPKI, from the coding sequence ATGTCCAACGCGCCCCAATTCGGTCTGAATGTCCCGCAAAGCGAAGCTGTCACTTACCTGGACGGTCCTTGCCTGGTGCTGGCTGGCGCCGGTTCGGGCAAGACCCGCGTGATCACGCAAAAGATCGCCCATCTGATCGAAGACCGCGGCTACGATCCGCGCACCATCGCCGCGCTGACGTTTACCAATAAAGCCGCGCTGGAAATGCAGGAGCGTATCGCCAAGCTGCTCAAGCAGCCGCGTCAGGCGAAACAATTGACGGTCTCGACCTTCCATTCGCTGGGCGTCAAGATTTTGCGCCAGGAAGCCAATGGGGTCGGCTTGAAAGACCGGTTTTCGATCATGGATAGCGACGATTGTTTTTCGCTGGTGCAGGATTTGGCGATCACGACCGACAAGCAATTGATACGTCAGATACAAACCGCGATGTCGCTGTGGAAAAACGGCTTGATCGACCCGGATACGGCGCTGGCGCAAGCCAAGGATGAGGATGAGGCCAACGCGGCGCGCATCTACCGCAGTTATGTGGCGACCTTGTCGGCTTACCAGGCGGTCGATTTCGACGACTTGATACGCTTGCCGGTGGAATTATTCCGCAATAATGAAGCGGTGCGCGACAAGTGGCAGCGCCGCTTGCGCTATTTGCTGGTCGACGAATACCAGGATACCAATACCTGCCAGTACGAACTGGTCAAGTTGATGGTCACCGGCATCAATAAAAAGCCGATGTTCACCGCCGTCGGCGACGACGACCAGGCGATCTACGCGTGGCGCGGCGCCACCGTCGAAAACCTGAAAACGCTGGAAACCGATTTCCCCGACTTGCGCGTGATCAAGCTGGAACAGAACTACCGTTCCACGATGCGCATCTTGAACGCGGCCAATGCGGTGATCGGCAACAACCCGAAACTGTTCGAGAAATCGCTGTGGTCGGAACACGGCCTGGGCGAGCCGATCAAGGTGCTCGGCATGCAAACCGACGAGCAGGAAGCGGAGCAAGTCGCGATCATGATTTCGGCCGACCATTTCGAGCGCAAGAACAAGTTTTCCGATTACGCAATCTTGTATCGTGGCAATCACCAAGCCCGCATCATCGAGCAATGCCTGCGCAAGGAGCGCATTCCGTACACCATTTCAGGCGGCCAGAGTTTTTTCGACAAGGCGGAAATCAAGGACATCATCAGTTATTTGCGCCTGCTGGCCAATGAAGACGACGATCCGGCCTTCATCCGCGCGGTGACCACGCCACGGCGCGGGGTCGGGCAATCGACGCTGGAAGTGCTGGGCGCGTTTTCCGGCCAGTGGCAATGCTCGCTGTTCCAGGCGGTGTTCAAGGGCGGCATCGAAGCCAAGCTGACCGACCGGCAACTGGCGCCGCTGCGCGATTTCTGCAACTTCATCAACGACCTGGAATCGCGCGCCAGCCGTCCCGGAGCGGCCGGCAGCGGCGACGCGGCGGCCGAAGTACTGGACGACATGATGAAGGAAATCCACTACGAATCCTATCTGTACGACGCCTTCGAAGAGCGCCAGGCGCAAAGCAAATGGCAAAACGTGCTGGAATTCGTCAACTGGCTGAAGGAGCGGGGACGCGGCGGCAAGGAGCGCGACGGCGAAGAAAAGAACGTGCTGGAATTGACGCAGATGGTCGCCCTGATGAGCATGCTCGAAGGCAAGGATGAAGAGCAGGACGCGGTGCGCATGTCGACCTTGCACGCGTCGAAAGGGCTGGAATTTCCGCACGTATTCCTGGTCGGCGTCGAAGAGGGCATCTTGCCGCACAAGGGCGACGCCGATGCGCCGGCCGAAACGCTGGGCGCGCGCATCCAGGAAGAGCGCCGCCTGATGTATGTCGGCATCACGCGGGCCCAGCGCACGCTGCACATCACCTGGTGCAAGAAGCGCAAGCGGGCCGGCGAGCAAGTGCATTGCGACGTGTCGCGCTTCATCAAGGAAATGGAACTCGATGTCGGCGACGCCGTGCCGGCCGAGTCGGAAATCCTGTCGCCAAAAGAACGGCTGGCGCGCATGAAGGCGCTGCTGGCCGCACCGAAAATCTAA
- a CDS encoding SlyX family protein yields MSNVINNVVNKVVNHEDRFVDIEIKLAQQEDLVESLNQMVYQQGRRIDQLEAMLHKLGEHVRDGAQQAGGGPANDKPPHY; encoded by the coding sequence GTGAGTAATGTTATCAATAATGTAGTAAATAAGGTGGTCAATCACGAAGACCGTTTTGTCGACATCGAAATCAAGCTGGCGCAGCAGGAAGACCTGGTCGAGTCGCTGAACCAGATGGTGTACCAGCAAGGCCGCCGCATCGACCAGCTCGAAGCGATGCTGCACAAGCTGGGCGAGCATGTGCGCGATGGCGCGCAGCAGGCTGGCGGCGGTCCGGCCAACGACAAGCCGCCGCATTATTGA
- a CDS encoding M3 family metallopeptidase → MTRPPMLVIAASLLLAPIAYAVAAASNAPAAAAAAAALPVSNPFAKPSSLPFHYPAFDQIRDADYAPAFAAGMAAHLAEIETIANNPAAATFDNTVVAMERSGQLLGRVGTVFSVMAGSSTNETIQGLERELAPKLAAHSDAITLNAKLYQRIKSLYDQRAKLGLDTESARLLERYHTDFVRAGAHLSAADKAQLKAFNGELAALATKFSQNVLKDMNASAVVVDTRAELDGLTPAAIDAAAAEAKKRGLDGKYVIALVNTTGQAPLSSLTNRALRLRIMAASQARGSHGGEFDNTQVVLALARLRAERAALLGYPNYAAYALEDQTARTTSAVNALLGELAKPALANARREADDIQKIIDAEKGGFNVAAADWAFYTDKVRAERYSFDASQLKPYFEMHSVLTKGVFFAAGKLYGLTFKQRTDLPVYNADMLVYDVFDANGKQLAIFTLDPYARGNKRGGAWMNAYVGQSSLLGNKPVIANNLNIPKPEAGQPTLLTFEEVTTMFHEFGHALHGMFSNVKYPRFSGTRVPRDFVEYPSQVNEMWSLWPEVLENYARHYQSGAAMPKDLLEKLTASDKFNQGFKTTEYLAAALIDQRWHQLAPAHMPSDVAGFEAAALKDAGIDFEPAPPRYRSSYFSHAFAGGYAAAYYGYLWSEKLDADTVVWFKENGGLNRKNGGWFRAKLLSRGGSADALHIYREFRGRDAKIEPLLERRGLDIK, encoded by the coding sequence ATGACACGTCCACCCATGCTCGTCATCGCCGCCAGCCTGTTGTTGGCGCCCATCGCGTACGCCGTGGCAGCGGCCTCGAATGCGCCAGCCGCCGCCGCTGCGGCGGCCGCGCTGCCTGTCTCGAATCCGTTCGCCAAGCCAAGCAGCCTTCCATTCCACTACCCTGCCTTCGATCAAATCCGCGATGCGGATTATGCCCCGGCGTTTGCCGCCGGCATGGCCGCCCACCTGGCGGAAATCGAGACCATCGCCAACAATCCGGCAGCCGCGACCTTCGACAATACCGTGGTCGCCATGGAACGCTCCGGCCAGTTGCTGGGCCGCGTCGGCACGGTGTTTTCGGTGATGGCCGGTTCCAGCACGAATGAAACGATCCAGGGGCTGGAACGCGAACTGGCGCCAAAACTGGCGGCCCACAGCGATGCGATCACGTTGAATGCGAAGTTGTACCAGCGCATCAAGTCCTTGTACGACCAGCGCGCCAAGCTGGGCCTGGATACCGAATCGGCACGCTTGCTGGAACGCTACCACACCGATTTCGTCCGCGCCGGCGCCCATCTGTCGGCCGCCGACAAGGCTCAACTGAAAGCCTTCAACGGCGAACTGGCCGCGCTGGCGACCAAGTTCAGCCAGAACGTGCTGAAGGACATGAACGCATCGGCCGTGGTGGTCGATACGCGCGCAGAACTGGATGGCTTGACGCCGGCCGCGATCGACGCGGCCGCCGCCGAAGCGAAAAAACGCGGCCTGGACGGCAAGTATGTGATCGCGCTGGTCAACACCACCGGCCAGGCGCCGTTGTCGTCGCTGACCAACCGCGCGCTGCGTTTGCGCATCATGGCCGCGTCGCAAGCGCGCGGCAGCCATGGCGGCGAGTTCGACAATACCCAGGTGGTGCTGGCGCTGGCCAGATTGCGCGCTGAACGCGCCGCGCTGCTCGGTTATCCGAACTATGCGGCCTATGCGCTGGAAGACCAGACCGCCAGGACGACCAGCGCCGTGAACGCCTTGCTGGGCGAGCTGGCGAAACCGGCGCTGGCCAATGCGCGCCGCGAAGCGGACGATATCCAGAAAATCATCGACGCTGAAAAAGGCGGTTTCAACGTGGCGGCCGCCGATTGGGCGTTCTACACCGACAAGGTGCGGGCCGAGCGTTACAGCTTCGACGCATCGCAATTGAAACCGTATTTCGAAATGCACAGCGTGCTGACCAAGGGCGTGTTCTTTGCCGCCGGCAAACTGTACGGCCTGACGTTCAAGCAGCGCACCGACTTGCCGGTGTATAACGCCGACATGCTGGTGTACGACGTGTTCGACGCCAACGGCAAGCAATTGGCGATCTTCACGCTCGACCCTTACGCGCGCGGCAACAAGCGCGGCGGCGCGTGGATGAATGCCTATGTCGGCCAGTCGTCCTTGCTGGGCAACAAGCCGGTGATCGCCAACAACCTGAACATTCCCAAGCCGGAAGCCGGCCAGCCCACCTTGCTGACGTTTGAAGAAGTCACCACCATGTTCCACGAGTTCGGCCATGCGCTGCACGGCATGTTTTCGAACGTGAAATATCCGCGCTTCTCGGGTACCAGGGTGCCGCGCGATTTCGTCGAATATCCATCGCAAGTCAATGAAATGTGGTCCTTGTGGCCGGAAGTGCTGGAAAACTATGCGCGCCACTACCAGAGCGGCGCGGCCATGCCGAAGGACTTGCTGGAAAAGCTGACCGCGTCGGACAAGTTCAACCAGGGCTTCAAGACCACCGAATACCTGGCCGCGGCACTGATCGACCAGCGCTGGCACCAGCTGGCCCCGGCGCACATGCCGAGCGACGTGGCGGGCTTTGAAGCGGCCGCGCTGAAGGATGCCGGCATCGATTTCGAGCCGGCGCCGCCGCGCTACCGCAGCAGCTACTTCTCGCATGCGTTCGCGGGCGGTTATGCGGCCGCTTATTACGGTTACCTGTGGTCGGAAAAACTGGATGCGGACACCGTTGTATGGTTCAAGGAAAACGGCGGCCTGAACCGCAAGAACGGCGGCTGGTTCCGTGCCAAGCTGCTGTCGCGCGGCGGCAGCGCCGATGCGCTGCACATCTACCGCGAATTCCGCGGCCGCGACGCGAAGATCGAACCCTTGCTGGAACGGCGTGGCCTGGATATCAAGTAA
- a CDS encoding M3 family metallopeptidase — protein MNRPELLVIAASIMLAHVAQTACAAAPVRSSASAPATAAIAASNPFFKPSPLPFQMPQFGLIKNEHYVPAFVEGMKQQTAEVNRIANNSQPATFDNTIVALERSGQLLRRVTGIFSNMVSANTNDEIDKINSEMAPKRAAHTDSIHLNEKLFKRIESLYGQRAKLGLDAESQRLLERYHSDFVRAGAKLSHADQEKLKAYNGELATLQTTFLQNVLKEANANGLVVDTRAELDGMTASDIDSAAAEAGKRGLDGKFVIALSNTTGQAPLAVLTNRNTRTRLMQASLNRGIHGGKFDNRAVVLKLARLRADRAALLGYPNYAAYSLEDETIKNTQTVNTLLSELARPAVANARHEAADLQKLVDAGKGGFQVEAQDWDLYTDKLRAQRFNFDENQLKPYLELNNVLNNGVFYAANKLYGITFKERKDLPVYHPDVRVYDVFDADGKPLAIFMEDFYARGNKQGGAWMNEYVQQSHLLSSHPVIGNHLNIPKPPAGQPTLLTFDEVTTLFHEFGHALHGIFSNVKYPYFAGTNVPRDFVEYPSQFNETWAVWPEVLQNYARHYQTGAPMPQELLDKVKAAKKFNQGFMTTEYIAAALLDQRWHQLSPSQIPSDVVTFETSALKDAGVDFAPVPPRYRSTYFSHSFNGEYSAAYYAYLWSEKLDADTAEWFKENGGLTRKNGDWFRSKLLSRGGSEDALRLYRNFRGRDATIEPLLESRGLNTR, from the coding sequence ATGAACCGTCCTGAACTGTTAGTTATCGCCGCCAGCATCATGCTGGCCCATGTTGCCCAAACCGCCTGTGCGGCCGCTCCTGTCCGCTCTTCCGCTAGCGCGCCGGCAACTGCCGCGATCGCCGCATCGAACCCGTTCTTCAAGCCCAGCCCGCTGCCATTCCAGATGCCGCAATTCGGCCTGATCAAGAATGAGCATTATGTGCCGGCGTTTGTCGAAGGCATGAAACAGCAAACGGCGGAAGTGAACCGGATCGCCAACAACAGCCAGCCTGCCACGTTCGACAATACCATCGTGGCGCTGGAGCGCAGCGGCCAGTTGCTGCGTCGCGTCACTGGCATCTTCAGCAATATGGTGAGCGCGAATACCAATGACGAGATCGACAAGATCAATAGCGAGATGGCGCCAAAACGGGCGGCCCATACCGACAGCATCCACTTGAATGAGAAATTGTTCAAGCGTATAGAGTCGCTGTACGGCCAGCGCGCCAAGCTGGGGCTGGACGCCGAGTCGCAGCGCTTGCTGGAACGCTACCATAGCGACTTTGTCCGTGCCGGCGCCAAGTTGTCGCATGCGGACCAGGAAAAACTGAAAGCCTATAACGGCGAACTGGCGACACTACAAACCACATTCTTGCAAAATGTCTTGAAAGAAGCCAACGCCAACGGCCTGGTGGTCGATACGCGCGCCGAACTCGACGGCATGACGGCCAGCGACATCGACAGCGCCGCGGCGGAAGCCGGCAAGCGCGGCCTGGACGGCAAATTTGTCATTGCGCTGAGCAATACCACCGGCCAGGCGCCGCTGGCAGTGTTGACCAATCGCAATACCCGCACCCGCTTGATGCAAGCGTCGCTGAACCGTGGCATTCATGGCGGCAAGTTCGACAACCGCGCGGTGGTGTTGAAGCTGGCCAGGCTGCGCGCCGACCGGGCCGCCTTGCTGGGTTACCCGAACTATGCGGCGTACTCGCTGGAAGATGAAACCATCAAGAACACGCAAACCGTCAATACCTTGCTGTCCGAACTGGCCAGGCCGGCCGTCGCCAATGCGCGCCACGAAGCGGCTGATTTACAAAAACTGGTCGATGCCGGCAAGGGCGGCTTCCAGGTCGAGGCGCAAGATTGGGATCTGTACACCGACAAGCTGCGCGCCCAGCGGTTCAATTTCGATGAAAATCAATTGAAGCCGTATCTGGAATTGAACAATGTGCTGAACAACGGCGTGTTCTACGCCGCCAACAAGCTCTACGGCATCACCTTCAAGGAGCGCAAGGATTTGCCGGTCTACCATCCGGACGTGCGCGTGTATGACGTATTCGACGCCGACGGCAAGCCGCTGGCGATCTTCATGGAAGACTTCTATGCGCGCGGCAACAAGCAGGGCGGCGCGTGGATGAATGAATATGTGCAGCAATCGCACTTGCTGAGCAGCCACCCGGTGATCGGCAACCATTTGAATATTCCGAAACCGCCGGCCGGCCAGCCGACCTTGCTGACGTTCGATGAAGTCACCACCCTGTTCCATGAATTCGGCCATGCGCTGCACGGCATATTTTCGAACGTAAAATATCCGTATTTCGCGGGTACCAATGTGCCGCGCGACTTCGTGGAATATCCATCGCAATTCAATGAAACGTGGGCAGTGTGGCCGGAAGTACTGCAAAATTACGCCAGGCATTACCAGACCGGCGCGCCGATGCCGCAGGAATTGCTCGACAAGGTCAAGGCGGCCAAGAAATTCAACCAGGGCTTCATGACCACCGAGTACATCGCCGCAGCGTTGCTGGACCAGCGCTGGCATCAGCTGAGCCCGTCGCAAATCCCGAGCGACGTGGTGACTTTTGAAACCTCCGCGCTGAAAGACGCCGGCGTCGATTTTGCGCCGGTGCCGCCGCGCTACCGCAGCACCTATTTCTCGCACAGCTTCAATGGCGAGTATTCGGCCGCGTATTACGCTTATCTGTGGTCGGAAAAACTCGATGCCGACACCGCCGAATGGTTCAAGGAAAACGGCGGCCTGACGCGCAAGAACGGCGACTGGTTCCGCAGCAAGCTGCTGTCGCGCGGCGGCAGCGAAGATGCGCTGCGGTTATACCGCAACTTCCGCGGCCGCGACGCCACAATCGAACCATTGCTGGAAAGCCGTGGTTTGAACACCAGGTAA
- a CDS encoding VF530 family DNA-binding protein codes for MSQQDLNGGTLETIVTRLQAHYGWAELGKRIDINCFISDPSIKSSLKFLRKTPWARSKVEQLYLETRFTN; via the coding sequence ATGAGTCAGCAAGATTTGAACGGGGGCACCCTGGAAACGATCGTCACGCGGCTGCAAGCCCACTATGGCTGGGCCGAACTGGGTAAGCGCATCGACATCAATTGTTTCATCAGCGATCCGAGCATCAAGTCGAGCCTGAAATTTTTGCGCAAGACTCCATGGGCCAGGAGCAAGGTCGAACAACTGTACCTGGAGACGCGATTTACCAATTGA
- a CDS encoding DUF4404 family protein, with amino-acid sequence MDTNLKSSLQDVRAKLASSGPVDEELEDLLLELDGDIRQLLERRAASEETTTTYGLAERTQEISAKFAVRHPQLEPALRELGRILGDMGI; translated from the coding sequence ATGGATACCAATCTGAAATCATCGCTGCAGGATGTGCGCGCCAAACTGGCCAGCAGCGGTCCGGTCGATGAAGAGCTGGAAGATTTGCTGCTGGAACTCGATGGCGATATCCGCCAATTGCTGGAGCGGCGCGCGGCCAGCGAAGAAACCACCACCACCTATGGCCTGGCCGAACGGACCCAGGAAATCTCGGCCAAGTTTGCCGTGCGCCACCCGCAACTGGAACCGGCGCTGCGCGAATTGGGCCGGATTTTGGGCGATATGGGCATTTGA